A region of Solea solea chromosome 7, fSolSol10.1, whole genome shotgun sequence DNA encodes the following proteins:
- the plch1 gene encoding 1-phosphatidylinositol 4,5-bisphosphate phosphodiesterase eta-1 isoform X1 — MSSWVVKNRKDPQYRRHFLTDNNSYQVERCMSVMQSGTQMVKLKPGSKALVRLFFLDEHRSCLRWKPSRKSEKAKITIDSLYKVTEGGQSDVFHRHTDATFDPACCFTVYHGNHMESLDLVTSNADEARTWITGLQFLMAGISDEDSLAKRQRTHNQWMKQTFEEADKNGDGLLNIEEIYQLLHKLNVNLPRRKVKQMFQEADTDDQQGTLTYDEFSVFYKMMSLRRDLFLLMMAHSDRKDHLTAEELAHFLRNVQKMIDVTPEFVAEIIDKFEVSDENKQRGVLGIEGFTSFMRSPTCDVFNPLHHEVNQDMEQPLSNYFIASSHNTYLTGDQLLSHSKTDMYAWVLQSGCRCVEVDCWDGPDGEPVVQHGYTLTSKIPFKSVIETINKYAFVNNQFPVILSIENHCNIQQQKKIAQYLREIFSDKLDVGDSLSRDSRTLPSPHSLQGKILIKGKRLPSYLSADAEEGEVSDDDSADEIQEDFKLKSSNGNGHHQVESHIRNKLDSLLKESRIGDKEDSDSFSIRALLRATHQGLHKNLRQSSRGVLKKSQSRSFITTLKQKRHSKSRLSCQSVDKDEDSDDRCGTEAGGQLNRGGRKRKTMKLSRDLSNLVVFTNSVVSQECLNEGTPGDVLSFSETRAQSLVHHRTEHFLTFNQRQLSRIYPSAYRIDSSNFNPQFYWNVGCQLVALNYQTEGRMMQINRAKFMVNGGSGYVLKPPPMCKGSFNSFSDDPLPAYPKKQLLLKIISGQQLPKPPDSMLGDRGEIIDPFVEVEIIGLPVDCCKEQTRVVDDNGFNPVWEETLSFTLHMAEIALVRFLVWDHDPIGRDFIGQRTVAFSSLMPGYRHVYLDGLTEASIFVHVSVHDVYGKWSPLVLNPSFTIMHLLGSNKGHQLRGIRGLFNRSSKSSGLRKRSISDHLLRRTASAPAKGRKKTKMVLSESVASISEQRNGPGGGGGGGGGGGEGMSVKEGGVHTRLQPRPPLVHRPMSMPLEKLLQGQLSLCSSEADSIVGVCPLTRPRSSSADLFVKSSFSVGPSVSSSCKANTIQDFGQSEETSYLVIGGGEERKEEDYANYLSEDNETNRSKMISTGAERNCLVSPSINRIRPEKPESAYNSTTFTVAPSVSSSSSSSVAPHPSVSVDHDVHDVKSPSSVCDSTISRLIDAMSLDREQDSCGSISALIGQFETTADQSGFSTTYHLSPSLQANLRSTTPKPLQDLSSTPKTNAAVLNMKHLVNSQQVPQNMNTVNHEPPAPSLFSSPETAELEEVYTILDEEVLSPVSVYHLRKQIHVQAEAVENSLSSSPAEDVQGLEKNRSNDVNRRFGSEEPEEAEERVYEEVKDLTPSETEWASSTRYDCYKFFHDTARNNFGEVEINVDEDPVDMMLTSSRHCSQWDELRSPTKRHAIYQNHESIHNYTQHKQNLSHHHFTSYAPHAAFSEHLSPVNRPSYQLTNHHGHPDNVQPSLLHRTSTSRQPCHNSLSSSKTFNKSRDTQSFSQQQRSFSSSQILDWSQQNQPQYQQKEQTLSVHNGFSSSESLQRQSAASLNTCRDRGLNTVSSDGDAVYSHVDYDCIKPSTESSQSHTQSHTLQSWNQNVQVSNLRLQPEPRASIQSNLTSLAARSHSVSTDSTARSQSKSKSLGDLTSEDISCNFQGKYHIISRSFISPHVRKQKRAAALGEVSFQSQSCDPLTEQLRKLVTFEVDDRDGETPPFHHEVKPSVSQQQVTSVAPDDSPPLLTRRLSSRSQSRVRHINSRARERQQESLKTNNQSSVGGVVFRNKAASQNPPANRHSTGSYIAGCYFDELEDRGFPEGACTSLRHGNGDRSYTDDTLTNSSNCASEPEVYFLLRL, encoded by the exons CAAACGTCAGCGGACACACAACCA gtggatgaaacaaacatttgaagaaGCCGATAAAAACGGCGACGGCCTCCTGAACATCGAGGAAATTTACCAACTGCTGCACAAACTCAACGTTAATCTTCCTCGAAGGAAAGTCAAGCAGATGTTTCAG GAAGCTGACACGGACGACCAGCAGGGGACGCTAACGTACGACGAGTTCTCCGTCTTCTATAAAATGATGTCACTGAGACGCGACCTCTTCCTGCTGATGATGGCGCACAGCGACAGGAAGGACCACCTGACGGCCGAGGAGCTCGCCCACTTCCTGCGTAACGTgcagaag ATGATCGACGTCACTCCAGAGTTTGTCGCAGAAATCATCGACAAGTTTGAAGTTTCTGAcgaaaacaaacagagaggagTTTTAGGCATCGAAG GTTTTACGAGTTTCATGCGCAGCCCGACGTGTGACGTCTTTAATCCTTTACATCACGAGGTCAATCAGGACATGGAGCAGCCGCTGTCCAACTACTTCATCGCCTCGTCTCATAACACGTACCTGACCGGAGACCAGCTTCTGTCCCACTCTAAGACAGACATGTACGCCTGGGTGCTGCAGTCCGGCTGCCGCTGTGTGGAGG tgGACTGTTGGGATGGTCCTGATGGAGAACCTGTGGTCCAACATGGTTACACTCTGACCTCCAAGATCCCGTTCAAGTCTGTCATCGAGACCATCAATAAATATGCTTTCGTCAACAACCa gttccCGGTGATTCTGTCCATAGAGAATCACTGTAACatccagcagcagaagaaaatcGCTCAGTACCTGAGAGAAATCTTCTCAGACAAACTGGACGTGGGAGATTCACTGAGCAGAGACTCCAGGACTTTACCCAGTCCTCACAGCCTGCAGGGGAAGATCCTCATCAAa ggAAAACGTCTTCCTTCGTATTTGTCTGCAGACGCAGAAGAAGGAGAAGTTTCTGACGACGACAGCGCTGATGAGATCCAAGAAGATTTCAAACTGAAGAGCAGCAAC GGTAACGGTCACCACCAGGTGGAGTCTCACATCCGGAACAAACTGGACTCTCTACTGAAGGAATCTCGCATCGGAGACAAAGAGGATTCTGACAGTTTCAGCATCCGAGCTCTGCTGCGAGCCACACACCAGGGTCTACACAAGAACCTGCGGCag aGCTCCAGAGGAGTTCTGAAGAAATCCCAGAGCAGATCATTCATCACGACGCTCAAACAGAAG AGACATTCCAAATCCAGACTGTCCTGCCAAAGTGTGGACAAGGATGAGGACAGTGACGACAGATGTGGGACGGAGGCTGGAGGACAATTGAACAG aggtgggaggaagaggaagacgatgAAGCTGAGCAGAGACCTGTCAAACCTGGTGGTGTTCACTAACTCTGTGGTGTCTCAGGAGTGTCTCAATGAAG ggacaCCGGGGGACGTCCTGTCCTTCAGTGAGACCAGAGCTCAGTCTCTTGTCCATCACAGAACGGAACACTTCCTCACTTTTAACCAGAGGCAGCTGTCGCGCATTTATCCGTCAGCGTATCGCATCGACTCGTCCAACTTCAACCCTCAGTTCTACTGGAACGTGGGCTGTCAGCTGg TCGCTCTGAATTATCAGACAGAAGGACGGATGATGCAGATCAACAGAGCCAAGTTCATGGTGAACGGGGGGAGTGGCTACGTTCTCAAGCCGCCGCCCATGTGTAAAG GCTCCTTTAACTCGTTCAGTGATGATCCACTTCCTGCTTATCCTAAGAAACAGCTGCTTCTGAAGATCATTAGTGGACAACAGCTGCCAAAACCTCCAGACTCTATGCTGGGAGACCGAGGAGAG ATAATTGATCCATTTGTTGAAGTGGAGATCATCGGTCTGCCGGTGGATTGTTGTAAAGAACAGACACGAGTCGTGGATGACAACG gtttTAATCCAGTGTGGGAGGAGACTTTGTCCTTCACGCTTCACATGGCTGAGATTGCTTTGGTGCGTTTCCTCGTTTGGGATCACGACCCCATTGGACGTGATTTCATCGGTCAGCGGACGGTCGCCTTCAGCAGCTTAATGcctg GTTACAGACATGTGTACTTGGACGGACTGACTGAAGCATCCATCTTTGTGCACGTGTCAGTGCACGACGTGTATGGGAAG TGGAGCCCTCTAGTGCTGAACCCCAGCTTTACCATTATGCACTTACTAGGATCTAACAAG GGTCATCAGCTGCGAGGAATCCGAGGTTTGTTCAACCGCTCGTCCAAATCCTCGGGGCTCCGGAAACGCTCCATCAGTGATCATCTGCTGCGACGCACGGCCAGCGCTCCGGCCAAAGGACGGAAGAAGACAAAGATGGTGCTCTCAGAGTCTGTGGCTTCAATATCCGAACAAAGGAATGGcccaggtggaggaggaggaggaggaggaggaggaggagagggcatGTCAGTGAAGGAAGGAGGCGTGCATACGCGTCTCCAACCTCGTCCTCCTCTCGTCCACAGACCCATGTCCATGCCTTTAGAGAAGCTCCTGCAGGGGCAGCTGTCGCTGTGCTCCTCTGAAGCAGACTCCATCGTCG GAGTTTGTCCCCTCACCAGGCCCCGGTCTTCATCTGCTGACCTTTTCGTCAAATCATCCTTTTCTGTTGGACCAAGTGTCTCCTCCTCATGTAAGGCAAACACAATACAAGACTTTGGCCAATCAGAAGAGACTTCATATCTGGTTATTGGTggtggagaagaaagaaaggaagaagacTATGCAAATTACCTTTCAGAAGATAATGAAACCAACAGATCAAAGATGATCTCcacaggagcagagaggaaCTGTTTGGTGTCACCTTCCATAAACAGGATAAGACCAGAGAAACCAGAATCAGCATATAACAGCACAACCTTCACAGTTGCCCCTtcagtgtcctcctcctcctcctcctctgtggctccaCATCCCTCTGTCAGTGTGGACCATGATGTCCATGATGTGAAGAGTCCcagctctgtgtgtgacagCACCATATCCAGACTCATCGATGCCATGTCCTTAGACCGTGAGCAAGACTCATGTGGTTCCATCtctgctctgattggtcagtTTGAAACCACTGCTGACCAAAGTGGTTTCTCAACAACTTATCATTTGAGTCCCTCCCTTCAGGCAAACCTCAGATCCACCACTCCAAAACCTCTGCAAGATTTAAGTTCCACTCCCAAGACCAATGCAGCTGTTCTTAACATGAAGCACCTGGTAAATTCCCAACAGGTTCCTCAAAACATGAATACTGTCAATCATGAACCACCTGCTCCATCTTTGTTCTCCAGTCCAGAAACCGCTGAGCTGGAGGAGGTGTACACCATCCTGGACGAGGAGGTGCTGTCACCTGTGTCAGTTTACCACCTGAGGAAACAGATTCACGTTCAGGCCGAGGCTGTGGAGAACAGTCTGAGCTCCTCACCTGCTGAAGATGTTCAGGGTTTAGAGAAAAATCGCAGTAATGATGTGAACAGAAGGTTTGGAAGTGAAGAGCCTGAGGAGGCAGAAGAGAGAGTTTACGAGGAGGTGAAAGATCTCACACCATCTGAGACAGAATGGGCTTCTTCTACAAGGTACGACTGTTACAAGTTTTTCCATGACACAGCTAGAAATAACTTTGGTGAAGTTGAAATTAATGTTGATGAGGATCCAGTGGATATGATGCTGACCTCTTCAAGACATTGCAGCCAGTGGGATGAGCTAAGAAGTCCAACCAAACGCCATGCTATCTACCAAAACCATGAGTCCATTCACAACTACACCCAGCACAAACAGAACCTGTCACATCATCACTTCACCTCATATGCACCTCATGCAGCATTTTCAGAACATCTGTCCCCAGTGAATCGACCTTCGTATCAGCTGACCAATCACCATGGACACCCCGACAACGTCCAGCCTTCACTCCTCCACAGAACGTCCACCTCTCGTCAGCCTTGTCACAACAGTCTGTCCAGTTCTAAGACCTTCAAcaagagcagagacacacagagcttctctcagcagcagaggagcttcagcagcagccagaTCCTCGACTGGTCTCAACAAAACCAGCCTCAGTATCAACAGAAGGAGCAAACACTGAGCGTCCACAATGGTTTCTCTTCTTCTGAAAGTCTTCAGCGTCAGTCTGCTGCGTCTTTAAACACCTGTAGAGACAGAGGGTTGAATACAGTGTCTTCAGACGGTGATGCGGTGTACAGCCACGTGGACTATGACTGCATTAAACCCTCAACAGAGTCCtcgcagtcacacacacaatcacacacgcTGCAGTCATGGAACCAAAACGTCCAGGTCTCCAACCTGAGGCTCCAGCCTGAACCCAGAGCTTCAATTCAGTCAAACTTAACTTCTTTAGCTGCTCGTTCTCACTCGGTCAGCACAGATTCCACCGCTCGCAGCCAGAGTAAGTCCAAGTCTCTGGGAGATCTGACCTCTGAAGACATATCCTGCAACTTCCAGGGCAAATACCACATCATTAGTCGCAGTTTCATCTCCCCTCATGTGAGGAAGCAAAAGAGAGCGGCCGCTTTGGGAGAAGTCTCTTTCCAATCCCAATCATGTGATCCACTCACAGAACAGCTGCGGAAGCTGGTCACGTTTGAGGTGGATGACCGTGATGGAGAAACACCTCCGTTTCACCATGAAGTAAAACCCTCAGTGTCCCAGCAGCAGGTAACAAGTGTAGCTCCCGATGATTCCCCTCCGCTTCTCACCCGTCGTCTTTCTTCCAGGAGCCAAAGTCGTGTGCGTCACATCAACAGCCGAGCGCGCGAAAGACAGCAGGAGTCGCTGAAGACCAATAATCAATCCAGTGTTGGTGGAGTGGTTTTCAGGAACAAAGCAGCTTCACAGAATCCACCAGCGAACAGACACTCCACCGGTTCTTACATCGCAGGTTGTTACTTTGACGAGCTGGAGGACCGAGGGTTTCCTGAAGGGGCGTGTACGTCCCTGCGTCATGGAAACGGAGATCGTTCTTACACCGACGACACTCTTACAAACTCCTCCAACTGTGCGTCTGAGCCTGAGGTCTACTTCCTGCTCCGACTGTag
- the plch1 gene encoding 1-phosphatidylinositol 4,5-bisphosphate phosphodiesterase eta-1 isoform X2 → MSSWVVKNRKDPQYRRHFLTDNNSYQVERCMSVMQSGTQMVKLKPGSKALVRLFFLDEHRSCLRWKPSRKSEKAKITIDSLYKVTEGGQSDVFHRHTDATFDPACCFTVYHGNHMESLDLVTSNADEARTWITGLQFLMAGISDEDSLAKRQRTHNQWMKQTFEEADKNGDGLLNIEEIYQLLHKLNVNLPRRKVKQMFQEADTDDQQGTLTYDEFSVFYKMMSLRRDLFLLMMAHSDRKDHLTAEELAHFLRNVQKMIDVTPEFVAEIIDKFEVSDENKQRGVLGIEGFTSFMRSPTCDVFNPLHHEVNQDMEQPLSNYFIASSHNTYLTGDQLLSHSKTDMYAWVLQSGCRCVEVDCWDGPDGEPVVQHGYTLTSKIPFKSVIETINKYAFVNNQFPVILSIENHCNIQQQKKIAQYLREIFSDKLDVGDSLSRDSRTLPSPHSLQGKILIKGKRLPSYLSADAEEGEVSDDDSADEIQEDFKLKSSNGNGHHQVESHIRNKLDSLLKESRIGDKEDSDSFSIRALLRATHQGLHKNLRQSSRGVLKKSQSRSFITTLKQKRHSKSRLSCQSVDKDEDSDDRCGTEAGGQLNRGGRKRKTMKLSRDLSNLVVFTNSVVSQECLNEGTPGDVLSFSETRAQSLVHHRTEHFLTFNQRQLSRIYPSAYRIDSSNFNPQFYWNVGCQLVALNYQTEGRMMQINRAKFMVNGGSGYVLKPPPMCKGSFNSFSDDPLPAYPKKQLLLKIISGQQLPKPPDSMLGDRGEIIDPFVEVEIIGLPVDCCKEQTRVVDDNGFNPVWEETLSFTLHMAEIALVRFLVWDHDPIGRDFIGQRTVAFSSLMPGYRHVYLDGLTEASIFVHVSVHDVYGKGHQLRGIRGLFNRSSKSSGLRKRSISDHLLRRTASAPAKGRKKTKMVLSESVASISEQRNGPGGGGGGGGGGGEGMSVKEGGVHTRLQPRPPLVHRPMSMPLEKLLQGQLSLCSSEADSIVGVCPLTRPRSSSADLFVKSSFSVGPSVSSSCKANTIQDFGQSEETSYLVIGGGEERKEEDYANYLSEDNETNRSKMISTGAERNCLVSPSINRIRPEKPESAYNSTTFTVAPSVSSSSSSSVAPHPSVSVDHDVHDVKSPSSVCDSTISRLIDAMSLDREQDSCGSISALIGQFETTADQSGFSTTYHLSPSLQANLRSTTPKPLQDLSSTPKTNAAVLNMKHLVNSQQVPQNMNTVNHEPPAPSLFSSPETAELEEVYTILDEEVLSPVSVYHLRKQIHVQAEAVENSLSSSPAEDVQGLEKNRSNDVNRRFGSEEPEEAEERVYEEVKDLTPSETEWASSTRYDCYKFFHDTARNNFGEVEINVDEDPVDMMLTSSRHCSQWDELRSPTKRHAIYQNHESIHNYTQHKQNLSHHHFTSYAPHAAFSEHLSPVNRPSYQLTNHHGHPDNVQPSLLHRTSTSRQPCHNSLSSSKTFNKSRDTQSFSQQQRSFSSSQILDWSQQNQPQYQQKEQTLSVHNGFSSSESLQRQSAASLNTCRDRGLNTVSSDGDAVYSHVDYDCIKPSTESSQSHTQSHTLQSWNQNVQVSNLRLQPEPRASIQSNLTSLAARSHSVSTDSTARSQSKSKSLGDLTSEDISCNFQGKYHIISRSFISPHVRKQKRAAALGEVSFQSQSCDPLTEQLRKLVTFEVDDRDGETPPFHHEVKPSVSQQQVTSVAPDDSPPLLTRRLSSRSQSRVRHINSRARERQQESLKTNNQSSVGGVVFRNKAASQNPPANRHSTGSYIAGCYFDELEDRGFPEGACTSLRHGNGDRSYTDDTLTNSSNCASEPEVYFLLRL, encoded by the exons CAAACGTCAGCGGACACACAACCA gtggatgaaacaaacatttgaagaaGCCGATAAAAACGGCGACGGCCTCCTGAACATCGAGGAAATTTACCAACTGCTGCACAAACTCAACGTTAATCTTCCTCGAAGGAAAGTCAAGCAGATGTTTCAG GAAGCTGACACGGACGACCAGCAGGGGACGCTAACGTACGACGAGTTCTCCGTCTTCTATAAAATGATGTCACTGAGACGCGACCTCTTCCTGCTGATGATGGCGCACAGCGACAGGAAGGACCACCTGACGGCCGAGGAGCTCGCCCACTTCCTGCGTAACGTgcagaag ATGATCGACGTCACTCCAGAGTTTGTCGCAGAAATCATCGACAAGTTTGAAGTTTCTGAcgaaaacaaacagagaggagTTTTAGGCATCGAAG GTTTTACGAGTTTCATGCGCAGCCCGACGTGTGACGTCTTTAATCCTTTACATCACGAGGTCAATCAGGACATGGAGCAGCCGCTGTCCAACTACTTCATCGCCTCGTCTCATAACACGTACCTGACCGGAGACCAGCTTCTGTCCCACTCTAAGACAGACATGTACGCCTGGGTGCTGCAGTCCGGCTGCCGCTGTGTGGAGG tgGACTGTTGGGATGGTCCTGATGGAGAACCTGTGGTCCAACATGGTTACACTCTGACCTCCAAGATCCCGTTCAAGTCTGTCATCGAGACCATCAATAAATATGCTTTCGTCAACAACCa gttccCGGTGATTCTGTCCATAGAGAATCACTGTAACatccagcagcagaagaaaatcGCTCAGTACCTGAGAGAAATCTTCTCAGACAAACTGGACGTGGGAGATTCACTGAGCAGAGACTCCAGGACTTTACCCAGTCCTCACAGCCTGCAGGGGAAGATCCTCATCAAa ggAAAACGTCTTCCTTCGTATTTGTCTGCAGACGCAGAAGAAGGAGAAGTTTCTGACGACGACAGCGCTGATGAGATCCAAGAAGATTTCAAACTGAAGAGCAGCAAC GGTAACGGTCACCACCAGGTGGAGTCTCACATCCGGAACAAACTGGACTCTCTACTGAAGGAATCTCGCATCGGAGACAAAGAGGATTCTGACAGTTTCAGCATCCGAGCTCTGCTGCGAGCCACACACCAGGGTCTACACAAGAACCTGCGGCag aGCTCCAGAGGAGTTCTGAAGAAATCCCAGAGCAGATCATTCATCACGACGCTCAAACAGAAG AGACATTCCAAATCCAGACTGTCCTGCCAAAGTGTGGACAAGGATGAGGACAGTGACGACAGATGTGGGACGGAGGCTGGAGGACAATTGAACAG aggtgggaggaagaggaagacgatgAAGCTGAGCAGAGACCTGTCAAACCTGGTGGTGTTCACTAACTCTGTGGTGTCTCAGGAGTGTCTCAATGAAG ggacaCCGGGGGACGTCCTGTCCTTCAGTGAGACCAGAGCTCAGTCTCTTGTCCATCACAGAACGGAACACTTCCTCACTTTTAACCAGAGGCAGCTGTCGCGCATTTATCCGTCAGCGTATCGCATCGACTCGTCCAACTTCAACCCTCAGTTCTACTGGAACGTGGGCTGTCAGCTGg TCGCTCTGAATTATCAGACAGAAGGACGGATGATGCAGATCAACAGAGCCAAGTTCATGGTGAACGGGGGGAGTGGCTACGTTCTCAAGCCGCCGCCCATGTGTAAAG GCTCCTTTAACTCGTTCAGTGATGATCCACTTCCTGCTTATCCTAAGAAACAGCTGCTTCTGAAGATCATTAGTGGACAACAGCTGCCAAAACCTCCAGACTCTATGCTGGGAGACCGAGGAGAG ATAATTGATCCATTTGTTGAAGTGGAGATCATCGGTCTGCCGGTGGATTGTTGTAAAGAACAGACACGAGTCGTGGATGACAACG gtttTAATCCAGTGTGGGAGGAGACTTTGTCCTTCACGCTTCACATGGCTGAGATTGCTTTGGTGCGTTTCCTCGTTTGGGATCACGACCCCATTGGACGTGATTTCATCGGTCAGCGGACGGTCGCCTTCAGCAGCTTAATGcctg GTTACAGACATGTGTACTTGGACGGACTGACTGAAGCATCCATCTTTGTGCACGTGTCAGTGCACGACGTGTATGGGAAG GGTCATCAGCTGCGAGGAATCCGAGGTTTGTTCAACCGCTCGTCCAAATCCTCGGGGCTCCGGAAACGCTCCATCAGTGATCATCTGCTGCGACGCACGGCCAGCGCTCCGGCCAAAGGACGGAAGAAGACAAAGATGGTGCTCTCAGAGTCTGTGGCTTCAATATCCGAACAAAGGAATGGcccaggtggaggaggaggaggaggaggaggaggaggagagggcatGTCAGTGAAGGAAGGAGGCGTGCATACGCGTCTCCAACCTCGTCCTCCTCTCGTCCACAGACCCATGTCCATGCCTTTAGAGAAGCTCCTGCAGGGGCAGCTGTCGCTGTGCTCCTCTGAAGCAGACTCCATCGTCG GAGTTTGTCCCCTCACCAGGCCCCGGTCTTCATCTGCTGACCTTTTCGTCAAATCATCCTTTTCTGTTGGACCAAGTGTCTCCTCCTCATGTAAGGCAAACACAATACAAGACTTTGGCCAATCAGAAGAGACTTCATATCTGGTTATTGGTggtggagaagaaagaaaggaagaagacTATGCAAATTACCTTTCAGAAGATAATGAAACCAACAGATCAAAGATGATCTCcacaggagcagagaggaaCTGTTTGGTGTCACCTTCCATAAACAGGATAAGACCAGAGAAACCAGAATCAGCATATAACAGCACAACCTTCACAGTTGCCCCTtcagtgtcctcctcctcctcctcctctgtggctccaCATCCCTCTGTCAGTGTGGACCATGATGTCCATGATGTGAAGAGTCCcagctctgtgtgtgacagCACCATATCCAGACTCATCGATGCCATGTCCTTAGACCGTGAGCAAGACTCATGTGGTTCCATCtctgctctgattggtcagtTTGAAACCACTGCTGACCAAAGTGGTTTCTCAACAACTTATCATTTGAGTCCCTCCCTTCAGGCAAACCTCAGATCCACCACTCCAAAACCTCTGCAAGATTTAAGTTCCACTCCCAAGACCAATGCAGCTGTTCTTAACATGAAGCACCTGGTAAATTCCCAACAGGTTCCTCAAAACATGAATACTGTCAATCATGAACCACCTGCTCCATCTTTGTTCTCCAGTCCAGAAACCGCTGAGCTGGAGGAGGTGTACACCATCCTGGACGAGGAGGTGCTGTCACCTGTGTCAGTTTACCACCTGAGGAAACAGATTCACGTTCAGGCCGAGGCTGTGGAGAACAGTCTGAGCTCCTCACCTGCTGAAGATGTTCAGGGTTTAGAGAAAAATCGCAGTAATGATGTGAACAGAAGGTTTGGAAGTGAAGAGCCTGAGGAGGCAGAAGAGAGAGTTTACGAGGAGGTGAAAGATCTCACACCATCTGAGACAGAATGGGCTTCTTCTACAAGGTACGACTGTTACAAGTTTTTCCATGACACAGCTAGAAATAACTTTGGTGAAGTTGAAATTAATGTTGATGAGGATCCAGTGGATATGATGCTGACCTCTTCAAGACATTGCAGCCAGTGGGATGAGCTAAGAAGTCCAACCAAACGCCATGCTATCTACCAAAACCATGAGTCCATTCACAACTACACCCAGCACAAACAGAACCTGTCACATCATCACTTCACCTCATATGCACCTCATGCAGCATTTTCAGAACATCTGTCCCCAGTGAATCGACCTTCGTATCAGCTGACCAATCACCATGGACACCCCGACAACGTCCAGCCTTCACTCCTCCACAGAACGTCCACCTCTCGTCAGCCTTGTCACAACAGTCTGTCCAGTTCTAAGACCTTCAAcaagagcagagacacacagagcttctctcagcagcagaggagcttcagcagcagccagaTCCTCGACTGGTCTCAACAAAACCAGCCTCAGTATCAACAGAAGGAGCAAACACTGAGCGTCCACAATGGTTTCTCTTCTTCTGAAAGTCTTCAGCGTCAGTCTGCTGCGTCTTTAAACACCTGTAGAGACAGAGGGTTGAATACAGTGTCTTCAGACGGTGATGCGGTGTACAGCCACGTGGACTATGACTGCATTAAACCCTCAACAGAGTCCtcgcagtcacacacacaatcacacacgcTGCAGTCATGGAACCAAAACGTCCAGGTCTCCAACCTGAGGCTCCAGCCTGAACCCAGAGCTTCAATTCAGTCAAACTTAACTTCTTTAGCTGCTCGTTCTCACTCGGTCAGCACAGATTCCACCGCTCGCAGCCAGAGTAAGTCCAAGTCTCTGGGAGATCTGACCTCTGAAGACATATCCTGCAACTTCCAGGGCAAATACCACATCATTAGTCGCAGTTTCATCTCCCCTCATGTGAGGAAGCAAAAGAGAGCGGCCGCTTTGGGAGAAGTCTCTTTCCAATCCCAATCATGTGATCCACTCACAGAACAGCTGCGGAAGCTGGTCACGTTTGAGGTGGATGACCGTGATGGAGAAACACCTCCGTTTCACCATGAAGTAAAACCCTCAGTGTCCCAGCAGCAGGTAACAAGTGTAGCTCCCGATGATTCCCCTCCGCTTCTCACCCGTCGTCTTTCTTCCAGGAGCCAAAGTCGTGTGCGTCACATCAACAGCCGAGCGCGCGAAAGACAGCAGGAGTCGCTGAAGACCAATAATCAATCCAGTGTTGGTGGAGTGGTTTTCAGGAACAAAGCAGCTTCACAGAATCCACCAGCGAACAGACACTCCACCGGTTCTTACATCGCAGGTTGTTACTTTGACGAGCTGGAGGACCGAGGGTTTCCTGAAGGGGCGTGTACGTCCCTGCGTCATGGAAACGGAGATCGTTCTTACACCGACGACACTCTTACAAACTCCTCCAACTGTGCGTCTGAGCCTGAGGTCTACTTCCTGCTCCGACTGTag